One window of the Halobacillus litoralis genome contains the following:
- a CDS encoding pyridoxal-phosphate-dependent aminotransferase family protein — translation MKREWDLLHTPGPSPVPPSVERSMNQPMIGHRGGKCKELMNDIAPRLKPIFGTSGEVLVVTGSGTSALESSVVNITQPGDEVIVVVAGAFGDRFAQICETYELEVNRIDVPWGEAVEVDQIEAALQERPHTKAVFLTHCETSTGVMHPVEKAAKRVKATSSALVVVDGVSSIGGAGVDMDQSGIDILVSGSQKAMMLPPGLAFVAVGDQVWNVIDDNPRPRFYLDLRSYRKQLEGGQTPFTPALSLLFGLQQVLDLLEEEGLDHVFDRHQVMKEMTREACRALNLPLLVTDEAASSTVTSIRPDTFEAEQLRKLANEEFGLILAGGQKHLKGEIFRIGHMGYSRPSNVLQYIGIIEIILKRLGHDFEQGAGVAAAQEAYLKRTREE, via the coding sequence ATGAAGCGTGAATGGGATTTGTTACACACTCCGGGTCCGTCACCTGTTCCACCCAGTGTGGAACGGAGCATGAATCAACCGATGATCGGTCACCGTGGTGGGAAGTGTAAAGAGCTGATGAATGATATCGCTCCGCGGTTAAAGCCCATCTTCGGTACATCCGGAGAAGTGCTAGTGGTAACAGGGAGCGGGACATCTGCTCTGGAAAGTTCTGTCGTCAATATCACTCAACCCGGAGATGAAGTCATCGTCGTAGTGGCTGGAGCCTTTGGAGATCGTTTCGCTCAAATTTGTGAAACTTACGAGCTTGAAGTGAACAGGATCGATGTCCCATGGGGCGAAGCGGTGGAGGTAGACCAAATAGAGGCCGCGCTTCAAGAACGTCCACATACGAAGGCTGTATTTCTGACTCATTGTGAAACTTCCACAGGAGTTATGCACCCGGTGGAAAAAGCAGCCAAGCGCGTGAAAGCGACCAGCTCTGCTCTTGTGGTCGTTGACGGAGTTTCTTCTATCGGAGGAGCTGGAGTCGATATGGATCAGTCTGGAATCGATATCTTAGTTTCTGGTTCGCAGAAAGCCATGATGCTTCCTCCTGGTTTAGCGTTTGTCGCTGTGGGAGATCAGGTATGGAATGTCATTGATGATAATCCCCGCCCTCGTTTCTATTTGGATTTACGATCATACCGTAAACAATTGGAAGGAGGTCAAACGCCATTTACTCCGGCTCTGTCTTTATTGTTTGGCCTGCAGCAAGTGCTGGATTTGTTAGAGGAGGAAGGGTTAGACCACGTTTTTGATCGTCACCAAGTTATGAAAGAAATGACGAGGGAAGCATGTCGTGCCCTTAACTTGCCGCTGCTTGTCACGGATGAAGCTGCCTCTTCAACAGTAACTTCCATTCGTCCAGATACATTCGAAGCAGAGCAATTGAGAAAATTGGCAAACGAAGAATTCGGTCTGATTTTAGCTGGAGGTCAAAAGCATCTGAAAGGTGAAATCTTCCGAATCGGTCATATGGGGTACAGCCGTCCTTCCAATGTACTGCAATATATCGGAATTATTGAAATCATCTTGAAACGCTTAGGCCATGACTTTGAACAAGGAGCGGGGGTCGCCGCTGCGCAGGAAGCCTATTTGAAACGGACGAGGGAGGAATAG
- the serA gene encoding phosphoglycerate dehydrogenase codes for MYRVLISDPLSEDGIKPLLEAADVETIVDPSMSHEQLLEAVGSVDAMIVRSQTQVTREVIEHAPHLKIIGRAGVGVDNIDVEAATENGIVVVNAPDGNTISTAEHTMAMLMSLARNIPQAYHQLQQKRWERKKFVGVELKDKVIGIVGFGRIGREVAQRAKGHRMKVIAFDPFLNEEKAEKAGVKHGTLEEVLQQADFLTVHTPLIDKTKHLINEEAIQKMKTGARILNCARGGIIEENALYEAVKSGKIAGAALDVFEEEPATDHPLLSLPEVIATPHLGASTIEAQENVATDVSYDIIELLRGGTVRNPVNLPAVSSEMMEKLSPYFKLSEQLGVFLSRVVAGTLERVQVYYSGDLLDVDTMPLTRIAVKGILKRHLGSRVNDVNAFKTAADKGITINEQKSTSTQGFTNLITVEIESDQETRTIAGTLLNGLGTRIVQFDHYSIDVVPEGHLIVIRHTDQPGAIGRVGSLLAEHQVNIATMQVGRTNEGGEAVMVLSVDKEIEGDCHEKLADIADISQVQCLTL; via the coding sequence ATGTATCGCGTACTAATTAGTGATCCATTAAGTGAAGATGGAATTAAACCTTTGTTAGAAGCCGCTGATGTAGAAACAATTGTCGATCCTTCTATGTCTCATGAACAATTGCTGGAAGCGGTGGGATCCGTTGATGCAATGATTGTGAGAAGTCAAACACAAGTGACCAGGGAAGTTATTGAACATGCGCCTCACTTGAAGATTATCGGACGCGCAGGTGTAGGTGTGGATAATATCGATGTAGAGGCAGCTACAGAAAATGGGATCGTGGTTGTGAATGCACCCGATGGAAATACGATCTCTACTGCAGAACATACAATGGCGATGCTCATGTCGCTTGCACGAAATATCCCTCAAGCTTATCATCAACTCCAGCAGAAGCGGTGGGAACGTAAGAAGTTCGTAGGGGTAGAATTGAAAGACAAAGTTATTGGCATCGTAGGGTTCGGCCGTATCGGACGTGAGGTCGCCCAGCGTGCCAAAGGCCATCGCATGAAAGTGATAGCATTCGACCCCTTCCTTAATGAAGAGAAGGCGGAAAAAGCGGGTGTGAAGCATGGGACCTTGGAAGAAGTGCTTCAACAGGCTGACTTCCTGACTGTCCATACCCCATTGATAGATAAAACGAAGCATTTGATCAATGAGGAAGCGATTCAAAAGATGAAAACCGGGGCAAGAATCTTGAACTGCGCCCGTGGTGGAATCATTGAAGAGAATGCTCTATATGAAGCAGTTAAATCCGGGAAAATTGCGGGTGCAGCTTTGGATGTGTTTGAAGAAGAACCGGCAACAGATCATCCATTGTTATCCTTACCAGAAGTCATTGCAACTCCGCACTTAGGGGCGAGCACGATAGAAGCCCAAGAAAACGTAGCGACAGATGTCAGCTACGATATTATCGAATTATTGCGGGGGGGAACAGTGAGGAACCCGGTCAATCTTCCTGCTGTCTCTTCGGAAATGATGGAAAAGCTCTCACCGTACTTTAAACTCTCAGAGCAGCTGGGTGTCTTCTTATCACGCGTAGTCGCAGGTACTTTAGAGCGTGTCCAGGTTTATTACAGTGGAGATCTGCTTGATGTCGATACGATGCCATTGACCCGGATCGCGGTCAAAGGGATTCTGAAGCGGCACCTCGGCAGCCGTGTCAATGATGTGAACGCCTTTAAGACAGCAGCGGATAAAGGGATCACCATCAATGAACAAAAATCCACCTCTACCCAAGGATTTACAAACCTGATAACCGTAGAAATAGAGTCAGATCAAGAAACTCGCACTATTGCAGGGACGCTGTTGAACGGTTTAGGGACCAGAATCGTCCAATTCGATCATTATTCCATTGACGTGGTCCCTGAAGGACATCTGATTGTCATTCGTCATACCGACCAGCCCGGAGCAATCGGCCGGGTCGGAAGTTTGCTTGCTGAACATCAAGTGAATATTGCCACGATGCAGGTCGGGCGTACGAATGAAGGCGGAGAAGCTGTGATGGTCCTGAGCGTAGATAAAGAAATCGAAGGGGATTGCCACGAGAAACTAGCCGATATTGCAGACATCAGCCAGGTTCAATGCTTGACGCTGTAA
- a CDS encoding NUDIX hydrolase, translated as MIFNEVVGLTEKEINSCKLIQREAVRGVIIQNGKLLMVHSNKGDYKLPGGGVEQKEAHEDALVREIAEETGCSGCTMQDKIGVVTERHIDRHEQEAVFQMNSHYYLCDWAGEVSEQQLDGYEAKQNFTPVWLTIDAAITQNEKILKHNERNGWIERENVVLNKLKRSLISS; from the coding sequence ATGATATTCAACGAAGTTGTCGGGCTCACGGAAAAAGAGATAAACTCCTGTAAACTCATTCAAAGGGAAGCCGTCAGGGGAGTCATCATTCAGAACGGAAAACTTTTGATGGTCCATTCAAACAAAGGCGACTACAAACTTCCAGGCGGCGGCGTAGAACAAAAAGAAGCGCACGAAGATGCCCTCGTCCGTGAAATTGCAGAAGAAACAGGATGCTCAGGCTGTACCATGCAGGATAAAATCGGAGTCGTCACCGAAAGACACATCGATCGCCATGAACAAGAAGCGGTCTTCCAAATGAATTCCCATTATTACCTTTGTGATTGGGCTGGCGAAGTGAGTGAACAACAACTGGATGGGTATGAAGCAAAGCAGAATTTCACCCCTGTTTGGTTAACCATTGATGCTGCCATAACGCAAAACGAAAAAATTCTTAAGCACAATGAACGCAACGGATGGATCGAACGGGAAAATGTCGTTTTAAACAAACTGAAGAGATCCTTGATTAGTAGCTGA
- a CDS encoding histidinol-phosphatase HisJ family protein, which produces MRTDYHVHMAETGDLNVDYLRTYIRKAKEEGIDELGISEHAYFFQETNEILSNPWVENRRTLDFQTYQNMFDAAEKEGLPIKMGIEMDYMPGKEKEMETFISSHPFDYVIGSVHWIDEWGIDLAIYREEYEKRDLKEVYRQYFDRVVTLAESGLFDFVGHIDVIKVFGYRPDDEEFLHEQYRRAARALASTNTCIEISTAGLRKPVGELYPDPALLQMCKEEGVGIVLCSDAHKPEHIGYRYEEAIDLAKSAGYEEVHVFSRRKATVHPID; this is translated from the coding sequence ATGAGAACTGATTATCATGTCCATATGGCAGAAACCGGAGACTTGAATGTCGACTATCTAAGAACCTACATAAGAAAAGCGAAAGAAGAAGGAATTGACGAGTTAGGGATCTCTGAGCATGCCTACTTTTTTCAGGAAACAAATGAAATCCTATCTAACCCATGGGTCGAGAATCGGCGGACCCTTGATTTCCAAACTTATCAGAACATGTTTGATGCAGCGGAAAAAGAGGGTCTTCCTATTAAAATGGGAATCGAAATGGATTATATGCCGGGAAAAGAGAAAGAAATGGAAACCTTCATTTCTTCACACCCTTTTGATTATGTGATTGGATCTGTCCATTGGATTGATGAATGGGGCATTGATTTAGCTATTTATCGTGAAGAATATGAAAAAAGAGACCTGAAAGAAGTCTATCGCCAATATTTCGACCGTGTTGTCACTCTTGCTGAATCAGGGCTTTTCGATTTTGTCGGACATATCGACGTAATCAAAGTTTTCGGCTACCGCCCGGATGATGAAGAATTTCTACATGAACAGTATCGTCGTGCGGCCAGGGCCCTTGCTTCTACAAATACATGTATTGAAATCAGTACAGCAGGGTTGCGGAAACCAGTCGGAGAACTCTACCCAGACCCTGCCCTTCTCCAAATGTGCAAAGAAGAAGGAGTTGGAATCGTTCTTTGTTCAGATGCCCATAAACCAGAGCACATTGGCTATCGTTATGAGGAGGCCATTGACCTGGCAAAATCAGCAGGCTACGAAGAAGTTCATGTTTTCTCCCGGCGAAAAGCGACCGTTCACCCGATTGATTGA
- a CDS encoding YybS family protein — protein MNDTRRLTEGALMTGIYLLLLLLIIFMPFVGSIGLMVLPVPFVYYSYRHGWKAGALMLVAATMFTFFFASVFIVFTLLAGFGGLFLGGALYHKRSSYEALAIGSVGFIIGLVTTFLITQLLLGVDLMEEFNNSMNQAFSTFERLFSGILEGESMEAEMADFRELIDFIPDIIPSILAIAGVLMAFVSQWITYKLINRIENKQLKFVKFKNFKLPTSVLWYYFVALILNYVTMDSDGLLYLAAINVFILTGALLVIQGFSFVFFYASMKKWSKAIPILIVVFSLLLPQILMYLVRILGIIDIGFPLRERIEEKKEN, from the coding sequence ATGAATGATACAAGAAGATTGACTGAAGGGGCTTTAATGACCGGCATATATCTGCTATTGTTATTGTTAATTATTTTCATGCCGTTTGTTGGATCCATTGGATTGATGGTTCTGCCAGTCCCCTTCGTCTATTATAGTTACCGCCACGGGTGGAAGGCTGGAGCCCTTATGTTGGTGGCTGCAACCATGTTTACTTTCTTTTTTGCGTCCGTCTTTATAGTTTTCACTTTACTTGCCGGGTTCGGCGGGCTGTTTTTAGGAGGGGCTTTGTATCATAAGCGTTCATCCTATGAAGCTCTCGCAATTGGATCGGTAGGGTTCATCATAGGACTTGTGACGACTTTCCTTATCACGCAATTGCTTCTTGGTGTCGATTTGATGGAAGAATTTAACAATAGCATGAATCAGGCCTTTTCGACATTTGAGCGGTTGTTTTCTGGTATTCTAGAAGGAGAAAGCATGGAAGCGGAGATGGCGGATTTTCGGGAATTGATCGATTTTATCCCGGATATCATTCCAAGCATCCTCGCGATTGCAGGTGTATTGATGGCTTTTGTCAGCCAATGGATCACCTACAAGTTGATCAACCGAATTGAAAATAAGCAGCTGAAATTCGTCAAATTCAAGAACTTCAAGCTGCCGACCTCCGTATTATGGTATTACTTTGTCGCTTTGATTTTGAATTATGTGACGATGGACAGTGATGGACTTTTATACTTAGCTGCCATCAACGTGTTCATACTGACAGGCGCCCTTTTAGTCATCCAGGGCTTCTCTTTCGTTTTCTTTTACGCATCTATGAAGAAATGGTCCAAAGCGATACCGATTCTGATTGTCGTATTTTCCCTCCTTCTCCCTCAGATTCTCATGTATCTTGTAAGAATCTTAGGTATAATTGATATAGGATTTCCATTGAGGGAACGTATAGAAGAGAAAAAAGAGAATTAG
- a CDS encoding DHH family phosphoesterase: MPNIFKKPTMSGHLWIIYVISLLLLGFIWYYQWTLGLLMTLFLAASIFYSVRTEQNMINETEEYISTLSYRVKKVGEEALLEMPIGIILYSEDYMVEWANPYMNKFTEEDTIVGSSLKKLSDQLIPSVKDDEDEVWINIDGYKLQTIIKKKERLLYLFDRTKQTEIHNLYKNEQTVLSIIFLDNYEEITQGMDDTAKSHINSQVTSILNKWAGDFGIYLKRTSQERFIAVMNQEILYTLEKAKFEILDDVRELITDQNVPLTLSFGIGVGPVSLPELGELAQSSLDLALGRGGDQVAIKDDSGKVRFYGGKTNPMEKRTRVRARVISHAMKELVQESEKVLIMGHKSPDMDSVGASIGILKIAQANDKKAAIVLDPDEIDTGVQRMIEEIEKDEDLWHYFITPDDALEMVTNETLLVIVDTHKPSMVIEEKLLSKTEHVVVIDHHRRAEEFISDPTLVYMEPYASSTAELVTELLEYQPKKLKLSMLESTALLAGIIVDTKSFTLRTGSRTFDAASYLRSKGADTVQVQKFMKEDLDVYVRRSKLIEKANIYRDGIAISTGDSGETYGPVIIAQAADTLLTMSGIVSSFVISERKDGRVGISARSLGDINVQVIMEKMNGGGHLTNAATQLEDTTIEDARALLQDIIDEYFEGGDEE, translated from the coding sequence ATGCCGAATATTTTTAAAAAGCCAACGATGAGTGGACACTTATGGATCATTTATGTGATCTCTTTACTTCTGCTCGGGTTCATTTGGTATTATCAATGGACACTGGGACTGCTGATGACGTTGTTTTTAGCTGCGTCTATTTTCTACAGTGTCCGGACAGAACAGAATATGATCAATGAAACAGAAGAATATATATCGACCCTCTCCTACCGCGTGAAAAAGGTGGGAGAGGAAGCCCTGTTGGAAATGCCCATCGGAATTATTCTGTATAGCGAAGATTATATGGTGGAATGGGCCAACCCCTACATGAACAAATTTACAGAAGAGGATACCATCGTCGGATCTTCTTTGAAGAAATTGTCTGATCAGCTGATTCCTTCCGTTAAAGATGATGAGGATGAAGTCTGGATCAATATTGACGGGTATAAACTCCAGACGATCATCAAAAAGAAGGAACGGTTGCTGTATTTGTTCGACCGGACGAAACAAACGGAAATTCATAACCTGTACAAAAACGAACAAACGGTGTTATCGATTATTTTCCTGGATAATTATGAAGAAATCACTCAAGGGATGGACGATACGGCGAAGAGCCATATCAACTCTCAAGTGACTTCCATATTGAATAAATGGGCCGGAGACTTTGGCATTTATTTAAAACGCACGTCCCAGGAGCGGTTCATAGCTGTCATGAATCAGGAAATCCTTTATACGTTGGAAAAAGCCAAGTTTGAAATTCTTGATGATGTCCGTGAACTGATTACAGATCAGAACGTACCATTGACCTTGAGTTTCGGAATCGGTGTAGGTCCTGTGAGCCTGCCGGAACTGGGTGAATTGGCGCAATCCAGTCTGGACCTTGCCTTAGGGCGTGGCGGTGACCAGGTCGCAATCAAAGATGATTCAGGTAAAGTCCGGTTTTATGGCGGGAAAACGAACCCGATGGAAAAACGCACGCGTGTAAGAGCTCGTGTCATCTCCCATGCCATGAAAGAATTGGTGCAGGAAAGTGAGAAAGTTCTGATCATGGGACATAAATCACCCGACATGGATTCGGTCGGAGCTTCGATCGGGATTTTGAAAATCGCTCAGGCCAACGACAAAAAAGCAGCCATCGTCTTAGATCCTGATGAGATCGATACAGGAGTCCAACGGATGATTGAAGAGATCGAGAAAGATGAAGATTTATGGCATTACTTCATTACACCTGATGATGCCTTAGAAATGGTAACAAATGAGACGCTGCTGGTAATTGTGGATACTCACAAACCTTCCATGGTCATTGAAGAGAAATTACTTTCGAAGACGGAACATGTCGTCGTCATCGACCACCACCGGCGTGCAGAAGAATTCATTTCAGACCCGACACTCGTCTACATGGAGCCATACGCTTCTTCGACGGCAGAGCTGGTGACAGAGCTGCTTGAATATCAACCGAAGAAATTGAAGTTGTCGATGCTGGAATCCACCGCCTTGTTGGCGGGAATCATCGTTGATACAAAGAGCTTCACATTAAGAACTGGTTCTAGAACTTTCGATGCCGCCTCTTATTTACGTTCGAAAGGGGCAGATACTGTCCAGGTTCAAAAGTTCATGAAAGAGGATTTGGATGTGTATGTGCGGAGAAGCAAATTGATTGAGAAGGCGAACATCTACCGCGATGGCATAGCAATCTCTACCGGTGACAGTGGGGAAACTTATGGTCCTGTCATTATCGCGCAAGCAGCAGACACATTACTGACTATGAGCGGAATTGTATCTTCTTTCGTCATCTCGGAACGAAAGGATGGGCGTGTCGGCATCAGTGCCCGGTCGCTCGGGGACATCAATGTTCAAGTCATCATGGAAAAAATGAACGGCGGTGGTCACTTGACAAATGCGGCGACCCAGCTTGAAGACACAACGATTGAAGATGCTCGAGCATTGTTGCAAGATATAATTGACGAGTATTTTGAAGGGGGAGACGAAGAATGA
- the rplI gene encoding 50S ribosomal protein L9 has product MKVIFNTDVKGKGKKGEIKDVNDGYARNYLLKNNLAVEATKGNIQAQKAKDAKQEQRAQEEVDEAEKLKEQLGSLEVKLSAKSGDNGRLFGSITSKQIAEQLKKSHDIKIDKRKIELDDPIRTLGYSNVPVKLHPEVTGTIRVHIEEK; this is encoded by the coding sequence ATGAAAGTAATTTTCAACACGGACGTCAAAGGTAAAGGTAAAAAAGGAGAAATCAAAGACGTCAACGACGGTTATGCACGTAACTACCTGCTGAAAAACAACCTGGCAGTTGAAGCCACGAAAGGCAACATTCAAGCGCAAAAAGCGAAGGATGCAAAGCAGGAGCAACGGGCACAGGAAGAAGTGGATGAAGCTGAGAAACTGAAAGAGCAATTAGGCAGCCTTGAAGTGAAACTATCAGCGAAATCCGGTGACAATGGCCGTTTATTCGGTTCCATTACAAGTAAACAAATTGCAGAACAATTGAAGAAATCACATGACATCAAAATCGATAAACGTAAAATCGAGCTTGATGACCCGATTCGTACGTTGGGCTATTCAAATGTACCTGTGAAGCTTCACCCAGAAGTTACAGGGACGATTCGCGTTCACATTGAAGAAAAGTAA
- the dnaB gene encoding replicative DNA helicase: MSEMWNDRTPPHNIEAEQAVLGAVFLEPEAMSSAAEYLLPEDFYRASHQRIFEVMLTLSDKGEPIDLVTVTSALSNNKVLEEVGGVSYLTDIANSVPTAANISYYTSIVSEKSTLRSLIRTATNIVTTGYAEEEELEDVLNSAEKDILEVSQRKNSSAFKSIKDVLIDVYDNIEQLHHNDGNTTGIPTGYRDLDHITSGFQRNDLIIIAARPSMGKTAFALNIAQNVAVHTDENVAIFSLEMGADQLVSRMLCAEGNIDAQRLRTGNLETEDWNKLTMAMGSLSNAGIYIDDTPGVRVSEIRSKCRRLKQEHGLGMILIDYMQLIQGNGNSKENRQQEVSEISRSLKGLARELNVPLIALSQLSRGVESRQDKRPMMSDLRESGSIEQDADIVGFLYRDDYYDQESENQNIIEIIIAKQRNGPVGNVELAFVKEYNKFVDLDHRYTDADVPPA, translated from the coding sequence GTGAGTGAAATGTGGAATGATCGTACCCCGCCTCATAATATAGAAGCAGAACAGGCGGTTCTCGGTGCGGTCTTTTTAGAGCCTGAAGCAATGTCATCAGCCGCGGAGTATTTACTTCCAGAAGATTTTTATCGAGCTAGCCATCAGCGCATATTCGAAGTAATGCTCACCCTTTCAGATAAAGGGGAGCCGATCGATCTGGTTACCGTAACCTCGGCTCTCTCGAACAATAAGGTGTTGGAAGAAGTCGGAGGGGTTTCCTACTTAACGGATATCGCAAACTCTGTTCCTACCGCTGCCAATATTTCCTATTACACAAGTATCGTCAGCGAAAAGTCTACGCTGCGAAGTTTGATCCGCACCGCGACGAACATCGTAACCACCGGTTATGCAGAAGAAGAAGAGTTAGAAGATGTGCTCAACTCTGCAGAGAAGGATATCCTTGAAGTTTCCCAGCGTAAGAATTCGAGTGCCTTTAAAAGCATCAAAGATGTTTTGATCGATGTTTATGATAATATTGAACAATTACACCATAATGACGGAAATACAACGGGAATTCCCACTGGGTACCGGGATCTCGATCATATTACATCAGGGTTCCAGCGCAATGATCTGATTATCATCGCCGCTCGTCCTTCCATGGGTAAGACGGCCTTTGCCCTCAATATTGCTCAGAATGTCGCTGTGCATACCGATGAAAATGTCGCCATCTTCAGCTTGGAGATGGGTGCCGATCAACTGGTATCCCGTATGCTTTGCGCAGAAGGGAATATTGATGCCCAGCGCCTTCGTACCGGGAATTTAGAAACAGAGGACTGGAACAAGCTGACGATGGCAATGGGAAGTCTGTCCAACGCAGGGATTTACATTGATGATACACCAGGAGTCCGGGTCAGTGAGATCCGTTCCAAATGTCGCCGCTTAAAGCAGGAACACGGTCTTGGGATGATTTTGATCGACTATATGCAGTTGATCCAGGGGAATGGAAATTCAAAAGAAAACCGTCAGCAAGAGGTTTCCGAGATTTCCCGTTCCTTAAAAGGATTAGCCCGTGAATTGAATGTTCCGCTAATCGCTCTTTCTCAGCTTTCACGTGGAGTTGAATCAAGGCAGGATAAACGGCCGATGATGTCCGACTTGCGTGAGTCCGGGTCAATTGAGCAGGATGCGGATATCGTCGGTTTCTTGTACAGAGATGACTATTATGATCAGGAATCAGAAAACCAAAATATCATTGAAATCATTATCGCTAAGCAGCGTAATGGTCCAGTGGGTAACGTCGAGCTTGCTTTTGTGAAGGAATACAACAAGTTCGTCGACCTTGATCACAGGTACACAGATGCTGATGTGCCGCCCGCTTAG
- a CDS encoding Cof-type HAD-IIB family hydrolase: MDLIAIDLDGTLLNSKNQISEENIKAIQYAKERDVEIVIATGRAEFDVRQIFADLPVDTWVIGANGATIHQPDGSLFDAVPIEEEDAEKILKWLEAKEFYYEVFSDSSILTPQNGQELLQIELDRIRSANPHSDIERLEVALEKQFSQTGFFSIDSYKDIIEAHHPVYNVLAFSFDEEKLQEGWEQFQSSQNLTIVSSADHNFELEHRSASKGSALQKLADYLDIPIENTAAIGDSPNDLSMISIAGQTAAMGNAKESVLKASDSITRTNDQNGVAYKIYQWLN; the protein is encoded by the coding sequence ATGGACTTGATAGCCATCGATTTGGACGGAACCTTATTGAATAGTAAAAACCAAATCAGCGAGGAAAACATAAAAGCTATCCAATATGCTAAAGAGAGAGACGTAGAAATCGTCATTGCGACTGGACGGGCTGAATTTGATGTCAGGCAAATTTTCGCGGATTTACCTGTTGATACATGGGTGATCGGGGCGAACGGAGCGACCATCCATCAACCGGACGGTTCCTTATTTGATGCTGTGCCGATCGAGGAAGAAGACGCGGAAAAAATCTTGAAGTGGCTTGAAGCTAAGGAGTTTTACTACGAGGTATTCAGTGACTCCTCCATCCTGACACCCCAGAACGGCCAGGAACTGCTTCAGATCGAGCTCGATCGCATTCGAAGTGCAAACCCTCACTCAGATATCGAGAGGCTCGAGGTCGCTCTTGAAAAGCAGTTCAGTCAAACTGGCTTTTTTTCTATCGATTCCTACAAAGATATTATCGAAGCACACCACCCTGTTTATAATGTTCTCGCCTTTTCGTTTGATGAGGAAAAACTGCAGGAAGGCTGGGAACAATTTCAGTCGTCGCAAAATTTAACGATCGTCAGTTCAGCCGATCATAATTTCGAACTCGAACACAGGTCCGCTTCCAAAGGATCAGCCTTACAAAAGCTGGCCGACTATTTAGATATCCCGATTGAAAATACAGCGGCTATCGGTGACAGTCCGAATGACCTGTCGATGATTTCCATCGCTGGTCAGACTGCTGCAATGGGGAATGCCAAAGAGAGCGTCCTCAAGGCAAGTGATTCCATCACCCGAACAAACGATCAAAACGGAGTCGCTTATAAAATCTATCAATGGTTGAATTAA
- a CDS encoding DeoR/GlpR family DNA-binding transcription regulator: MYQEERLIGVIQFLKENRRISIDQMCEMFNISRDTARRDLVKLEERKAIVRTRGGAILPTSHNAIKDYTNRLKTVSFEKQQIGSKAASLIQTGDKIILDTSTTVQACANRMRPMDITVITNSIHQAEILSNVEDVSIQLLGGYLQKEHQFLYGSSVIERLKSYHVDKAFIGVVGISEQGLSIGHEEDGMVKRNMMQQAEQVIVLADHTKLGITEFFSFASLNDVDIIITDLLPNEDFQKQLEKFNVELIVTEEEESDLWT, encoded by the coding sequence ATGTACCAAGAAGAGCGGCTGATTGGAGTCATCCAGTTTCTAAAGGAAAATCGTCGTATATCCATTGATCAAATGTGCGAGATGTTCAACATATCCAGGGATACAGCACGAAGAGACTTAGTTAAATTGGAAGAGCGAAAAGCAATTGTGCGTACGAGGGGCGGGGCGATTCTGCCTACTTCTCATAATGCGATCAAGGATTATACAAATCGGTTGAAAACAGTGTCGTTTGAGAAACAGCAAATCGGCAGTAAAGCTGCTTCTTTAATTCAAACAGGGGACAAAATCATACTAGACACATCCACAACTGTCCAGGCATGTGCGAATCGTATGAGACCGATGGATATTACAGTCATCACAAACTCGATTCACCAGGCAGAAATTTTATCAAACGTTGAAGACGTATCCATCCAGCTGCTCGGAGGGTATCTCCAGAAGGAGCATCAATTTCTTTATGGTTCCTCTGTAATTGAACGCTTGAAAAGCTATCATGTCGACAAAGCTTTCATAGGGGTTGTAGGCATCTCAGAGCAAGGGCTAAGCATTGGTCACGAAGAGGATGGTATGGTGAAACGAAACATGATGCAGCAGGCAGAGCAAGTCATCGTTCTGGCAGACCATACGAAACTCGGAATCACTGAGTTCTTTTCATTTGCCAGCCTCAATGATGTAGACATCATCATTACAGACCTTCTCCCGAATGAGGATTTTCAAAAGCAGTTGGAGAAATTCAATGTAGAATTGATTGTAACGGAAGAGGAGGAGTCAGACCTATGGACTTGA